In the genome of Synechococcus sp. CB0101, the window ACACAGCTCCGCATCAGCCAGGAGCACCAGGCGCTCACCGGCGAAGTCCTCAAAATCCTGCTCATCGGGGTTGGTGGCGACCAAGGCACCCCCCAGCAACGCAGCCGCGAGACACCAGCCCCAGGGCCCGCTCACCCCTCTAAGCCGCTCCATTCAAGGCTGCAAGACACCTTGATAGGATCGCGCAGCCCTGGCGGGCGTAGCCAAGTGGTTAAGGCACCGGATTGTGATTCCGGCATTCGGGGGTTCAAGTCCCCTCGTCCGCCCCTGAACGAAACCCCCATCGCTCGCTGAGTGGTGGGGGTTTCTTCTATCCAGCAATTGGCGCCTCAAACAGGGCCTGCAGCAGCTGATCACCCCCCTGGCGCACCGGATCGATCACCGGCAGGCCTGTGATCGCAGCGATCTGCTCGGCTTCTCGGGCCGCCTCGCCCCCATCCAGCAAGGCTGTGTTGAGCGCGATTGCTCGCACCCGTGGCCGCAGCCCATCGGGCCGGCCCAGGGCCGCCAGGGCCTCGCAGGCCGCAATCAGCTCCGGCAGCGGTGGGATCGCCACCGCTGCAGCGCCCGGCCGAGTGCGCACATGGCTCTGGCCGGCGCGGTGCACCAGCAGCAAATCCGTGGGCTGGCTGCCCCGCATCAGCGGCAGTGGCCGTGATCCGGGGTGCGCCAGCGAGCCCTGACCCTCCACCAGCACCCAGGCGTCGGCCCCAGCCCCCTGGGCCGCCGCCAACACCGCCGCCTCCACCGCACCGGCGGCGTAATCAACCCGCACTGCGTCGAGCGCCACGCCCTGGCCACTGATCAAGATGCCGGCCTGGCCAGTGCCCACAAAGCGGGCATCGAGCCCCGCCCGCTGGGCTGCCCGCTGCAGCTCCAGGCAGGCGCTCATCTTGCCCACGGCCATATCCGATCCCACCGCCAGCCATCGCCGGCAGGGCAGCGCAGCGCAGCGGGCCGTCGCCACCTCCAGATCCGCCGGCTCATGGCGCAGATCCCAGATCCACTGCCCTGGAGCCAGCGGAATCGCCGCAAACTCCGGATCAACCGCCAGGCGGCTATGCAGGCCGCTCGCCAGGCAGAGGCCGGCCTGCAACGCCGCCACCACATCGGCGCGCATCTCGAGCGGCAAGCGTCCACCGGAGGGCGCCAAGCCCACCGCCGCCACGGCCGGCCCGTAAGCCAGCGCCGCAGCCATATCAGCCACCACGGGAACAGCGCGCGCGATCCCGGTGAGCGCCTGCAGATCAGCGCCGGCATGGGCGGGGTCGATCACCGCCACGATGGGCCCCTGGCGATAGCGCAGCATCGCCAGGCCGGTCTTGCCGGAGAGGTTGTCGAGGCCGCCGTGCTGCAGCAGCACCAGCGGGGCATCGGGGCTGAGCATCACAGCACCTCCTGGCTCAGCACGCCGAGGCCCGGCCGCGGCGCTGGCCGCTGCACATCCCCTTCCCGCTCGGGGCCAGCAAAGGGGTCGTCGATCAGGTTGAGGTGGCTATCGAGATCAGGCCACTGCACCAGC includes:
- a CDS encoding DUF1611 domain-containing protein; amino-acid sequence: MLSPDAPLVLLQHGGLDNLSGKTGLAMLRYRQGPIVAVIDPAHAGADLQALTGIARAVPVVADMAAALAYGPAVAAVGLAPSGGRLPLEMRADVVAALQAGLCLASGLHSRLAVDPEFAAIPLAPGQWIWDLRHEPADLEVATARCAALPCRRWLAVGSDMAVGKMSACLELQRAAQRAGLDARFVGTGQAGILISGQGVALDAVRVDYAAGAVEAAVLAAAQGAGADAWVLVEGQGSLAHPGSRPLPLMRGSQPTDLLLVHRAGQSHVRTRPGAAAVAIPPLPELIAACEALAALGRPDGLRPRVRAIALNTALLDGGEAAREAEQIAAITGLPVIDPVRQGGDQLLQALFEAPIAG